One genomic window of Phycisphaerales bacterium includes the following:
- the rlmN gene encoding 23S rRNA (adenine(2503)-C(2))-methyltransferase RlmN, with protein sequence MRHPSHHIFHQTPETLRDWCAEHGMPPFRAKQILTWVYERGVVDPALMTDLSKRDRETLAGEMAFLSGPTVAHQLATDGTQKLLIEWPDDLSTTSAEHAMVDTSSRLPILGQDMPYSNTARQTECVMIPWPPKGELRPRTDTRERRTACISSQVGCPVGCKFCASGLGGLDGNLSAGRIVEQVWRLNQLPDVGRISNIVFMGMGEPLANFKSVTHAVRTIAAPWGMGIGARRITISTVGLPQAIERLARELDLPVTLALSLHAPTDELRRQLIPWAEHATIDQLLSACQTWFDKTGREITLEYILLRGVNDRPEHARLLADLARAMRANINLIRYNEVQGLQFQRPRTEDVRAFQDVLTDARISTHVRASRGRDIAAACGQLRHEHNAVGGGAGA encoded by the coding sequence GTGCGTCACCCGTCCCACCACATCTTCCACCAAACCCCCGAAACGCTCCGCGATTGGTGTGCCGAGCACGGCATGCCTCCCTTCCGGGCCAAGCAGATCCTGACCTGGGTCTACGAGCGCGGCGTGGTCGATCCCGCGCTCATGACCGACCTCAGCAAGCGCGACCGTGAGACGCTCGCGGGCGAGATGGCCTTCCTCAGCGGGCCGACCGTCGCCCACCAGCTCGCTACCGACGGCACGCAGAAGCTGCTCATCGAGTGGCCCGACGACCTCAGCACGACCTCGGCCGAGCACGCGATGGTCGATACGTCCAGCCGCCTGCCGATCCTCGGGCAGGACATGCCGTACAGCAACACCGCCCGCCAGACCGAGTGCGTCATGATCCCCTGGCCGCCCAAGGGCGAGCTGCGGCCGCGCACCGATACGCGTGAGCGCCGTACGGCGTGCATCTCCAGCCAGGTCGGCTGCCCGGTCGGTTGCAAGTTCTGCGCGAGCGGGCTGGGCGGGCTCGACGGCAATCTGTCTGCCGGTCGCATCGTCGAGCAGGTCTGGCGATTGAACCAGCTTCCCGACGTCGGCCGCATCAGCAACATCGTCTTCATGGGCATGGGCGAGCCGCTGGCCAACTTCAAGAGCGTGACCCACGCCGTGCGCACGATCGCGGCGCCCTGGGGCATGGGCATCGGCGCGCGCCGCATCACGATCTCGACCGTGGGTCTGCCGCAGGCCATCGAGCGCCTGGCACGCGAACTCGACCTGCCCGTCACCCTCGCCCTCAGCCTGCACGCGCCCACCGACGAGCTGCGCCGCCAGCTCATCCCCTGGGCCGAGCACGCGACCATCGATCAGCTCCTGAGCGCCTGCCAGACGTGGTTCGACAAGACCGGCCGCGAGATCACGCTCGAGTACATCCTGCTCCGCGGCGTCAACGACCGGCCCGAGCACGCCCGCCTGCTGGCCGACCTCGCCCGCGCCATGCGGGCCAACATCAACCTCATCCGCTATAACGAGGTCCAGGGCCTGCAATTCCAGCGTCCCCGGACCGAGGACGTGCGCGCCTTCCAGGACGTGCTGACCGACGCCCGCATTTCCACCCACGTGCGCGCCAGCCGAGGCCGGGACATCGCCGCCGCGTGCGGTCAGCTCCGCCACGAGCACAACGCCGTTGGTGGGGGAGCGGGTGCGTGA
- a CDS encoding TIGR02206 family membrane protein, with the protein MTAPPAFAPFTPTHFIAAGAGIACIIAFVAIGRASTTAGEQRVARTWAILWLVQQAITTVYWLLPSNFDIAKSLPLHLCDVVGWLGPFALLLAHTRRTRWLRTVLYFWGIGLSTQAFFTPTVVQGPDDPRFWLFWISHTQIVGAAIYDIVVRGYRPDVRDLKAAIIASLAWMVPLVVLNWITGLNYGYLGPELEGETVLNLLPPWPWRVLTMAGIVLVLFTLMWGVWPIAGRFMGHAPEDDESA; encoded by the coding sequence GTGACGGCGCCGCCGGCATTCGCGCCCTTCACGCCCACGCACTTCATCGCCGCGGGCGCCGGCATCGCCTGCATCATCGCCTTCGTCGCCATCGGCCGCGCCTCCACGACCGCCGGCGAGCAGCGCGTCGCGCGCACGTGGGCCATCCTCTGGCTCGTCCAGCAGGCCATCACGACGGTCTACTGGCTCCTGCCGAGCAACTTCGACATCGCCAAGAGCCTGCCCCTGCACCTGTGCGACGTGGTCGGCTGGCTCGGGCCGTTCGCGCTCTTGCTCGCGCACACGCGCAGGACGCGCTGGCTGCGCACCGTGCTCTACTTCTGGGGCATCGGCCTGAGCACGCAGGCGTTCTTCACGCCCACGGTCGTGCAAGGCCCGGACGACCCGCGGTTCTGGCTCTTCTGGATCAGCCACACGCAGATCGTCGGCGCCGCGATCTACGACATCGTCGTCCGCGGCTACCGACCCGACGTGCGCGACCTCAAGGCCGCCATCATCGCCTCGCTTGCGTGGATGGTCCCGCTCGTCGTGCTGAACTGGATCACCGGCCTCAACTACGGCTACCTCGGGCCAGAGCTCGAGGGCGAGACCGTGCTCAACCTGCTGCCGCCCTGGCCCTGGCGCGTGCTCACGATGGCGGGCATCGTGCTCGTGCTCTTCACGCTGATGTGGGGCGTCTGGCCGATCGCCGGGCGCTTCATGGGCCACGCGCCCGAGGACGACGAGAGCGCTTAG
- a CDS encoding diadenylate cyclase translates to MDLAIAIGNALQRISGYAWWEVAFELALIALVVWAILRFIEGTRAAGVMKGLVALVLIGLAARIFLSLVGREEAFERLGYLLDRAGVVVAIGLVVVFQPELRRALTRLGEAPIFRSTPGEIAHVVDSVVEACSYFQKAKFGALIVMERRTALGGLAEGGTRLGAEVSAGLLQSLFFPGTALHDLAVIIKGPIVHAAGVQLPLASAADMPDAGFGARHRAAVGISRECDALVVIVSEETGGIRIAERGKLTDPMTPEELRRALQAGLRKDVPERASTAEEARSDRATSNTDGKGTSRG, encoded by the coding sequence GTGGATCTTGCCATCGCCATCGGGAACGCGCTGCAACGCATCTCGGGGTATGCGTGGTGGGAGGTGGCGTTCGAGTTGGCGCTGATCGCGCTCGTCGTCTGGGCCATCCTGCGGTTCATCGAGGGCACGCGCGCCGCGGGGGTCATGAAGGGCCTGGTGGCCCTGGTGCTCATCGGGCTGGCGGCGCGCATCTTCCTGTCGCTGGTCGGTCGCGAAGAGGCGTTCGAGCGACTGGGCTACCTGCTCGATCGCGCGGGCGTGGTCGTGGCCATCGGCCTGGTCGTGGTGTTCCAGCCCGAGCTGCGCCGGGCGCTCACGCGGCTTGGCGAGGCGCCGATCTTCCGCAGCACGCCGGGCGAGATCGCCCACGTCGTCGACTCGGTGGTCGAGGCGTGCAGCTACTTCCAGAAGGCCAAGTTCGGCGCCCTCATCGTCATGGAGCGGCGCACGGCCCTGGGCGGGCTGGCCGAGGGCGGGACGCGGCTCGGCGCCGAAGTGAGCGCCGGGCTGTTGCAGAGCCTGTTCTTTCCCGGCACGGCGCTGCACGATCTGGCCGTCATCATCAAGGGCCCCATCGTGCACGCGGCGGGCGTGCAGCTTCCGCTGGCCAGCGCGGCCGACATGCCCGACGCGGGCTTTGGCGCGCGGCACCGCGCCGCGGTGGGCATCTCGCGCGAGTGCGACGCACTGGTCGTGATCGTGAGCGAAGAGACCGGCGGCATCCGCATCGCCGAGCGGGGCAAGCTGACCGACCCGATGACGCCCGAGGAGCTCCGTCGTGCGCTGCAGGCGGGCCTCCGCAAGGACGTTCCCGAGCGCGCCTCGACCGCCGAGGAGGCCAGGTCGGATCGTGCGACGAGCAACACCGATGGCAAGGGGACCAGCCGTGGCTGA
- a CDS encoding NifU N-terminal domain-containing protein codes for MPRVIGFEATPNPNAVKVLVEGTLAASPRSYREPPAGDCPDELARALYAIQGVRVLLIHHEFVTIGKAPDAAWPNIKRKAKAAIQAHQPDTPAQPAEPDRRG; via the coding sequence ATGCCCCGCGTCATCGGCTTCGAAGCAACGCCCAACCCCAACGCCGTCAAGGTCCTCGTCGAGGGCACGCTCGCCGCGTCGCCACGGTCCTACCGAGAGCCGCCGGCGGGCGACTGCCCGGACGAACTTGCCCGCGCGCTGTACGCCATCCAGGGCGTCCGGGTCCTGCTCATCCACCACGAGTTCGTGACCATCGGCAAGGCCCCCGACGCGGCCTGGCCCAACATCAAGCGCAAGGCCAAGGCGGCCATCCAGGCCCATCAGCCCGACACACCAGCCCAACCCGCCGAGCCCGACCGCCGTGGCTGA
- a CDS encoding A/G-specific adenine glycosylase, giving the protein MAERSPPDLPESDPAFDRWLTRSIADWFASNARDLPWRIEPRDPWLSLMSEIMLQQTQVARVAERFGSFAASFPTPRAMAERPLDDVLALWSGLGYYRRARLLHACASAIVERHEGKIPATVEALHDLPGVGRYTAGAVASIAYGVDAPIVDGNVSRVLLRVHGVEASVDGSGVQAWAWSRASELARAAGGDVARASEGIMELGATVCTPAVPRCDACPVRARCKAHQRGAVDRIPLPKKRAPKKPLSISALVVTDRRNRVLLEQRPPGGLWGSLWQPPSIERAAARHASLDSTVESLGLAGVIAPPTDPASFGFATTHRDVKVRVWASRATHAGRARAARGKSAAWFTGDELGSLGMASAHRRMLFVSGIATSGPRAGQTG; this is encoded by the coding sequence GTGGCTGAGAGGTCCCCGCCCGACCTACCCGAGAGCGATCCCGCCTTCGATCGGTGGCTGACTCGATCGATCGCGGACTGGTTCGCCAGCAACGCCCGCGACCTTCCTTGGCGTATCGAGCCGCGCGACCCGTGGCTCTCGCTGATGAGCGAGATCATGCTCCAGCAGACCCAGGTCGCGCGGGTTGCCGAGCGGTTCGGTTCCTTCGCCGCGAGCTTCCCAACCCCGCGAGCGATGGCCGAGCGTCCCCTCGACGACGTGCTGGCGCTGTGGAGCGGGCTGGGCTACTACCGGCGGGCCCGCTTGCTCCATGCGTGCGCGAGCGCCATCGTCGAGCGACACGAGGGCAAGATCCCGGCAACGGTCGAAGCATTGCACGACCTGCCGGGCGTCGGGCGATACACCGCCGGGGCCGTTGCGTCGATCGCGTACGGCGTCGACGCGCCGATCGTCGACGGCAACGTGTCGCGGGTGCTGCTCCGCGTACACGGCGTCGAGGCCTCCGTTGATGGTTCTGGCGTGCAGGCCTGGGCGTGGTCGCGCGCTTCCGAGTTGGCGCGTGCGGCCGGCGGCGACGTTGCGCGCGCAAGCGAGGGCATCATGGAACTCGGCGCGACGGTCTGCACGCCCGCCGTCCCAAGGTGCGATGCGTGCCCCGTCCGGGCGAGGTGCAAAGCGCACCAGCGCGGCGCCGTCGACCGCATTCCGCTGCCAAAGAAGCGCGCTCCAAAGAAGCCTCTGTCGATCTCCGCCCTGGTGGTCACCGACCGCCGAAACCGGGTCTTGCTCGAGCAGCGACCGCCGGGCGGGCTGTGGGGTAGCCTGTGGCAACCGCCGAGCATCGAACGCGCGGCCGCCCGCCATGCCTCTCTCGACTCGACGGTGGAGTCCCTGGGCCTGGCCGGCGTGATCGCTCCGCCGACCGACCCCGCCTCATTCGGGTTCGCGACGACGCACCGGGACGTGAAGGTGCGGGTCTGGGCCTCCAGGGCCACCCACGCCGGCCGGGCACGTGCCGCCCGAGGCAAGTCAGCCGCTTGGTTCACGGGCGACGAACTCGGCTCGCTGGGCATGGCGTCGGCCCACCGGCGGATGCTGTTTGTGAGCGGTATAGCAACCAGCGGACCACGGGCGGGGCAAACCGGGTAG
- a CDS encoding PEP-CTERM sorting domain-containing protein (PEP-CTERM proteins occur, often in large numbers, in the proteomes of bacteria that also encode an exosortase, a predicted intramembrane cysteine proteinase. The presence of a PEP-CTERM domain at a protein's C-terminus predicts cleavage within the sorting domain, followed by covalent anchoring to some some component of the (usually Gram-negative) cell surface. Many PEP-CTERM proteins exhibit an unusual sequence composition that includes large numbers of potential glycosylation sites. Expression of one such protein has been shown restore the ability of a bacterium to form floc, a type of biofilm.), producing MTKMTTTVATLFAVAGAALAQDSQFLFTNQDDPGIDGYIGGAQTRIVDVTNPGAFLAGIVQVGSSFYFNDGAANFDPTLTSGLFRLDDAFGTPSITPIATGLPIENPIGLQWDAGLNNFITVNNPFSPGSGSVDGVLGITPGGTVSTVFTEDLSLPRPRYQAGARLAQESSGSYLIPSLNGSAAVVGTGELGNGSALFRLDVDGSLSGTANLVVDLADTSVTGLADPLLDTAGIAINPNTGLVYLTDRNAGAIYEMTLDGTGAFDSIRVLIDGLTEPEEIQYDPFNDRLVFDENFAGDLGRISQVELDGSGVTVLIDDVDTRGIVIIPAPASLALLGLGGLAATRRRR from the coding sequence ATGACCAAGATGACGACGACCGTGGCGACGCTGTTCGCCGTAGCCGGGGCGGCACTTGCCCAAGACTCCCAGTTCCTGTTCACCAACCAGGACGACCCGGGCATCGACGGCTACATCGGTGGCGCCCAGACGCGCATCGTCGACGTGACCAACCCCGGCGCCTTCCTGGCCGGCATCGTGCAGGTGGGCTCGAGCTTCTACTTCAATGACGGCGCGGCGAACTTCGACCCCACGCTGACCAGCGGCCTCTTCCGCCTTGACGACGCGTTCGGCACGCCCTCGATCACGCCCATCGCCACCGGCCTGCCCATCGAGAACCCGATCGGCCTGCAGTGGGACGCCGGTCTGAACAACTTCATCACCGTCAACAACCCGTTCTCGCCGGGCTCGGGCAGCGTGGACGGCGTGCTGGGCATCACGCCCGGCGGCACGGTGTCGACCGTGTTCACCGAAGACCTCTCGCTGCCGCGGCCTCGCTATCAGGCCGGCGCTCGTTTGGCCCAGGAGTCATCGGGCAGCTACCTCATCCCCAGCCTGAACGGCAGCGCCGCCGTCGTGGGGACGGGCGAGCTCGGCAACGGCAGCGCCCTCTTCCGGCTGGACGTCGACGGTTCGCTCTCGGGCACGGCGAACCTCGTGGTTGACCTGGCCGATACGTCGGTTACGGGCCTGGCCGATCCGCTGCTCGACACCGCCGGCATCGCCATCAATCCGAACACCGGGCTGGTCTACCTGACCGATCGCAACGCCGGCGCGATCTACGAGATGACGCTCGACGGCACCGGTGCGTTCGACTCGATCCGAGTGCTGATCGACGGGCTCACCGAGCCAGAAGAAATCCAGTACGACCCGTTCAACGATCGCCTCGTGTTCGACGAGAACTTCGCCGGCGATCTCGGCCGCATCAGCCAGGTCGAGCTCGACGGCTCGGGCGTCACCGTCCTGATCGACGACGTCGACACCCGTGGCATCGTCATCATCCCCGCGCCGGCCTCGCTGGCGTTGCTGGGCCTGGGCGGGCTCGCCGCCACGCGTCGCCGCCGCTGA
- a CDS encoding GC-type dockerin domain-anchored protein, producing the protein MIGPRTRVACLLVLVAPTVAMAEETGFDGFSSGFLGRTFEDGGITFSENLWFPGGNQVQFAATNGTGSISSFPEFSPVNVMTTGSWSSGPVLGFTRTHQWIATIGETASSARIDVFWLGRSNWEGTDVCLEGLVGDDVVVSDCFIHPGVTPDDIQHTRMEISGVEFERIRFICRGGTVPGELDGILAVFDNVTIEAGGTCRADIDGDGELTIFDFLGYQNLFDAGDLQADFDGDGELTIFDFLAFQNEFDAGCG; encoded by the coding sequence ATGATCGGACCTCGTACCCGCGTTGCGTGCCTGCTCGTCTTGGTTGCGCCCACCGTGGCGATGGCCGAAGAGACCGGCTTCGACGGCTTCTCTTCGGGCTTCCTTGGCCGCACGTTCGAGGACGGTGGCATCACGTTCTCGGAGAACCTTTGGTTCCCCGGCGGCAACCAGGTCCAGTTCGCGGCCACCAACGGCACGGGTTCGATCAGCTCGTTCCCCGAGTTCAGCCCGGTCAACGTCATGACAACCGGCTCGTGGTCGAGCGGTCCGGTGCTGGGCTTCACGCGCACCCACCAGTGGATCGCCACCATCGGCGAGACCGCGAGCAGCGCGCGGATCGACGTCTTCTGGCTCGGACGCTCGAATTGGGAGGGCACCGACGTCTGCCTCGAAGGGCTCGTCGGCGATGACGTGGTCGTGAGCGACTGCTTCATCCACCCGGGCGTGACGCCCGACGACATCCAGCACACCCGCATGGAGATCTCCGGCGTCGAGTTCGAGCGCATCCGCTTCATCTGCCGCGGAGGCACCGTGCCGGGCGAGCTCGACGGCATCCTCGCGGTATTCGACAACGTGACCATCGAGGCGGGCGGCACCTGCCGGGCCGACATCGACGGCGACGGCGAGTTGACCATCTTCGACTTCCTGGGCTACCAGAACCTCTTCGACGCCGGCGACCTGCAGGCCGACTTCGACGGCGACGGCGAATTGACCATCTTCGACTTCCTCGCCTTCCAGAACGAGTTCGACGCCGGCTGCGGCTGA
- a CDS encoding NeuD/PglB/VioB family sugar acetyltransferase, whose protein sequence is MSNPVILVGGGGHARVVADAARAAGIAVAGFVDDAPDARVPGLEHLGPIERAGQHWHLCIGDVATRVRVLDSLHGSGVTIVHPTAIFSPSAALDAGVFIGPGAIVNAEARIDASAIVNSGAIIEHDARVGRASHVAPAAVLCGAAAVGHGCLVGAGAILLPGVEIGHDAMVGAGAVVRESVPAGCVAVGSPARVLEQGDARQAPPR, encoded by the coding sequence ATGAGCAACCCGGTCATCCTGGTCGGCGGCGGCGGGCATGCGAGAGTCGTGGCCGATGCCGCACGCGCCGCTGGCATTGCCGTCGCCGGCTTCGTCGACGACGCGCCCGACGCACGCGTGCCGGGCCTGGAGCACCTCGGCCCGATCGAGCGCGCCGGCCAGCACTGGCACCTTTGCATCGGCGACGTCGCCACCCGCGTTCGCGTGCTCGACTCGCTGCACGGATCGGGCGTCACGATCGTGCATCCGACCGCGATCTTCAGCCCGAGCGCCGCACTCGACGCCGGCGTGTTCATCGGCCCGGGCGCCATCGTCAACGCTGAGGCGCGGATCGACGCCTCCGCCATTGTCAACAGCGGTGCGATCATCGAGCACGATGCCCGTGTCGGTCGAGCCAGCCACGTCGCGCCAGCGGCCGTGCTGTGCGGGGCGGCAGCGGTGGGGCATGGCTGCCTCGTTGGAGCCGGGGCGATCCTGCTGCCGGGCGTCGAGATCGGCCATGATGCGATGGTCGGCGCCGGCGCGGTCGTCAGGGAGTCGGTTCCTGCTGGCTGCGTTGCGGTAGGGTCTCCGGCTCGGGTGCTCGAGCAGGGAGATGCGCGGCAAGCACCGCCTCGATAG
- a CDS encoding glycosyltransferase yields the protein MHAAGSSSTLNPREGTEDSPGSESGDRPRIVLAHDWLVGLRGGERVLHHVARAASGLGHVEALLTMFDDGGPLTPELDALPRQVATLGGLPGALRARRWMLPLYPAMVGQLTDRLAMMHRRRGIDLLVSTSSAAIKGLCPPPGVPHVCYCHSPARYLWSQADQYGGTLQRLGLRVFGRSLRAWDRSTAAHVSTFIANSTHVAGQIEQAYGREATVIHPPARTAFFTPSDGPRGQHWLAVGAIEPYKRFDVAIEAARKAGAQLRIVGDGSVRADLERAAPPNVRFTGRLSDEALREEMRTASVLLFPQVEDFGITAVEAQACGLPIAARGEGGALDIVQDGETGMLCDGSAEGLAEAAQRAASCDPAACVENAQRFGEAPFEAAIEAVLAAHLPARAPEPETLPQRSQQEPTP from the coding sequence ATGCATGCGGCTGGGTCATCGTCCACTCTAAACCCCCGCGAAGGGACCGAAGATTCCCCGGGATCGGAATCTGGGGATCGCCCGCGCATCGTCCTCGCGCACGACTGGCTGGTGGGCCTGCGTGGCGGGGAACGCGTGTTGCACCACGTCGCGCGAGCTGCGTCCGGGCTGGGGCACGTCGAGGCCCTCCTGACGATGTTCGACGACGGCGGGCCGCTGACGCCCGAGCTCGACGCCCTGCCGCGGCAGGTTGCGACGCTCGGAGGCTTGCCCGGGGCGCTCCGGGCCCGACGTTGGATGCTGCCGTTGTATCCGGCGATGGTCGGGCAGCTCACGGATCGGCTGGCGATGATGCACCGCCGGCGGGGCATCGACCTCTTGGTCTCCACCAGCTCGGCCGCGATCAAGGGTCTGTGCCCGCCGCCCGGCGTGCCCCACGTGTGCTATTGCCACAGCCCGGCGCGGTACTTGTGGTCACAGGCCGACCAGTACGGCGGAACGCTGCAACGCCTCGGCCTGCGCGTGTTCGGCCGGTCGCTACGCGCATGGGATCGCTCGACGGCGGCGCACGTCAGCACCTTCATCGCGAACTCGACGCACGTTGCCGGGCAGATCGAACAGGCCTACGGCAGGGAGGCGACGGTCATCCATCCGCCCGCGCGAACGGCGTTCTTCACGCCCAGTGACGGGCCGCGCGGCCAGCACTGGCTGGCGGTCGGCGCCATCGAGCCCTACAAGCGGTTCGACGTCGCGATCGAGGCGGCAAGGAAGGCCGGGGCTCAGCTCCGCATCGTCGGTGACGGCAGCGTGCGGGCAGACCTCGAGCGTGCCGCACCACCGAACGTGCGGTTCACGGGCCGCCTCAGCGACGAGGCGTTGCGCGAGGAGATGCGCACGGCCTCGGTCCTGCTCTTCCCGCAGGTCGAGGACTTCGGCATCACCGCGGTCGAGGCCCAGGCGTGCGGGCTGCCGATCGCAGCCAGGGGCGAGGGCGGCGCACTCGACATCGTGCAGGACGGCGAGACGGGCATGCTGTGCGATGGGTCGGCCGAGGGACTGGCCGAGGCGGCGCAGCGTGCAGCGAGCTGCGATCCAGCCGCGTGCGTCGAGAATGCCCAGCGGTTCGGCGAAGCGCCGTTCGAGGCGGCTATCGAGGCGGTGCTTGCCGCGCATCTCCCTGCTCGAGCACCCGAGCCGGAGACCCTACCGCAACGCAGCCAGCAGGAACCGACTCCCTGA
- a CDS encoding amidohydrolase family protein, giving the protein MTQPHASQTVRATPANLLGLDYQAEAERFGPPVVPIIDSHAHINGSKAVRVYERAMDAYGVKRVYSQTQMSQAAAMRDALGEKIRFVAIPEYMADDRRRAMREGFFENMRRFHGEFGSRMIKFWAAPRLRDMLDPVADADIIRIDSPLRRDLAAEAVEMGYMFQAHIADPDTWFATKYADAGKYGTKLEHYEPLERMADDFPVPWLVAHMGGWPEDLVFLDGLLTRHPNIHLDSSATKWMVRELSKHPRDEFIAFLEKWRGRVLFGSDIVTLDDHFETSDDANSRFGAHQASGEAEAFDLYASRYWALRTMYEREYEGQSPIADPDLAMIDPENYDSMSSPRLRGFNLPKDLLEVVYAGAAEALLEKWWAEHP; this is encoded by the coding sequence ATGACCCAGCCGCATGCATCACAGACTGTACGGGCGACCCCGGCCAACCTGCTCGGGCTCGATTACCAGGCCGAGGCCGAGCGCTTCGGCCCGCCCGTCGTGCCGATCATCGACAGCCACGCCCACATCAACGGCTCGAAGGCCGTCAGGGTCTACGAGCGTGCGATGGACGCCTACGGCGTGAAGCGCGTGTACTCGCAGACGCAGATGTCCCAGGCCGCCGCGATGCGCGACGCGCTGGGCGAGAAGATCCGATTCGTGGCCATCCCCGAGTACATGGCCGACGACCGGCGTCGTGCGATGCGCGAGGGCTTCTTCGAGAACATGCGACGCTTCCACGGTGAGTTCGGCTCGCGGATGATCAAGTTCTGGGCCGCCCCGCGGCTGCGAGACATGCTCGACCCGGTGGCCGACGCCGACATCATCCGCATCGACAGCCCGCTGCGGCGAGACCTGGCTGCCGAGGCGGTTGAGATGGGCTACATGTTCCAGGCCCACATCGCCGACCCCGACACGTGGTTTGCCACCAAGTACGCCGACGCGGGCAAGTACGGCACGAAGCTCGAGCACTACGAGCCCTTGGAGCGCATGGCCGACGACTTCCCGGTACCCTGGCTCGTCGCGCACATGGGCGGCTGGCCCGAGGACCTCGTGTTCCTCGACGGGTTGCTCACGCGTCACCCGAACATCCACCTCGATTCATCGGCGACGAAGTGGATGGTGCGCGAGCTCAGCAAGCACCCGCGCGACGAGTTCATCGCCTTCCTTGAGAAGTGGCGCGGCCGCGTCCTCTTCGGATCCGACATCGTCACGCTCGACGACCACTTCGAGACCAGCGACGACGCCAACAGCCGCTTTGGCGCCCACCAGGCCAGCGGCGAGGCCGAGGCCTTTGACCTTTACGCAAGCCGGTATTGGGCCTTAAGGACGATGTACGAGCGCGAGTACGAAGGCCAGAGCCCGATAGCCGACCCCGACCTGGCGATGATCGACCCCGAAAATTACGACTCGATGAGCTCACCCAGGCTCCGGGGCTTCAATCTGCCCAAGGACCTGCTCGAGGTGGTCTACGCCGGAGCCGCCGAAGCGTTGCTCGAGAAGTGGTGGGCCGAGCACCCGTAG
- a CDS encoding isocitrate lyase/phosphoenolpyruvate mutase family protein — MTETMTKSGQTTAPSPATRLRALMNAGCVMAPGAFNGLTARAVARHGFEAAYVSGAATSAAAGVPDVGLLTLDRFVATVREVVDGSRLEAGGAALPVIADADTGFGEEEMTRRTVMEYQRAGAAGLHLEDQVFPKRCGHLDGKTLLPVEQAVSKIEWAARATLESGDPDFIVCARTDARGVSGMDDAIDRAIRYVRAGASMVFPEGLKDEGEFEAFAGAMREIEVGGAGRPPYMLANMTEFGKTPIIPRDRFAQLGYHLVIFPVSTLRIAMGAVDRMLAGLAKTGSVDASLDAMQTREELYDLLGYTPGEPWAFR, encoded by the coding sequence ATGACTGAAACCATGACAAAATCCGGACAAACGACCGCTCCATCGCCCGCGACCCGCCTCCGAGCCCTCATGAACGCCGGCTGCGTCATGGCGCCGGGGGCCTTCAACGGCCTGACCGCCCGGGCCGTCGCGCGGCACGGCTTCGAGGCGGCGTACGTGTCCGGCGCGGCCACGAGCGCGGCCGCGGGCGTGCCCGACGTCGGCCTGCTGACGCTCGACCGGTTCGTTGCCACCGTGCGTGAGGTGGTCGACGGCTCGAGGCTCGAGGCCGGCGGAGCGGCGCTGCCGGTGATCGCCGACGCCGACACCGGCTTCGGCGAAGAGGAGATGACCCGCCGGACGGTGATGGAGTACCAGCGTGCCGGTGCGGCGGGACTGCACCTGGAAGACCAAGTGTTTCCGAAGCGCTGCGGGCACCTGGACGGCAAGACGCTGCTGCCGGTCGAGCAGGCCGTGAGCAAGATCGAGTGGGCGGCGCGGGCGACGCTCGAGAGCGGCGACCCGGACTTCATCGTCTGCGCGCGCACCGACGCCCGTGGCGTGAGCGGCATGGACGACGCCATCGACCGCGCCATCCGGTACGTACGGGCCGGCGCGAGCATGGTCTTCCCCGAGGGCCTCAAGGACGAGGGCGAGTTCGAGGCCTTCGCCGGCGCGATGCGCGAGATCGAGGTCGGCGGCGCGGGCCGCCCGCCGTACATGCTGGCCAACATGACCGAGTTCGGCAAGACACCGATCATCCCGCGCGATCGCTTCGCGCAGCTGGGCTACCACCTGGTCATCTTCCCCGTCTCGACGCTGCGCATCGCGATGGGCGCGGTCGACCGGATGCTGGCTGGACTTGCCAAGACCGGCAGCGTCGATGCAAGCCTGGACGCCATGCAGACGCGGGAAGAGCTCTACGACCTGCTCGGCTACACGCCCGGAGAGCCCTGGGCGTTCAGATAA